In the genome of Montipora foliosa isolate CH-2021 chromosome 3, ASM3666993v2, whole genome shotgun sequence, one region contains:
- the LOC137997062 gene encoding cell division cycle 5-related protein-like has product MPRIIIKGGVWRNTEDEILKAAVMKYGKNQWSRIASLLHRKSAKQCKARWYEWLDPSIKKTEWSREEDEKLLHLAKLMPTQWRTIAPLIGRTAAQCLERYEFLLDQAQAKEGEKDEGDDPRKLRPGEIDPNPETKPARPDPIDMDEDELEMLSEARARLANTQGKKAKRKAREKQLEEARRLAALQKRRELRAAGIEIRKHRKKRRGVDYNAEIPFEKKPAQGFYDTGEEELPDYQPDFKKLRQDHLEGKMRDDIEQQERKKDKEKMKKRKENDLPGAVMQINKLNNPDSVKKRSKLVLPNPQISDTELEEIVKMGQASETARLSVEDNHMASNALLSEYSVTPAAAHALRTPRTPAEQDTVLQEAQNILALSNVDTPLKGGMNTPLKESNFEGVTPKHQAIQTPNMMLTTPHRTPQGEGAGTTPRMTGTPQRSGGGVTPGRASVRDKLNINPEEALMEEYENGYGVKQQQEETKAQLKAGLASLPAPSNDFEIVLPETDDGEAEEVTDQSFVEDAADIDARRMAMKEAEALRELKRQSQSVQRNMPRPSDVNASVLRPANIDPPLTGLQKAEELIKREMVTMIRNDVVNHPSALQIENLTHKKTKNAAHAILAANRTALESEPLETFTEKEIANARQLLANEMEFVKSKMAHGDLPIESYTKVWEECYAQVLFLPTQQRYTRAALASKKDRLESLEKRLELNRTHMTEDAKRAAKIEKKLKVLLGGYQSRSVGLTKQINDLYEQVEQSHTERETFRSLREHELRAIPKRLEALREDVNRQTDREHQLQSRYSNLLYERDALYSHLPQQ; this is encoded by the exons ACTGAATGGAGTCGTGAAGAAGATGAAAAACTCCTTCATTTGGCAAAGCTAATGCCAACACAGTGGCGAACCATTGCACCTCTGATTGGTCGGACAGCAGCACAGTGCCTTGAAAGATATGAGTTTCTCCT agaTCAAGCACAAGCTAAAGAAGGAGAAAAGGATGAAGGAGATGACCCAAGGAAACTTCGGCCAGGAGAAATTGACCCAAATCCTGAGACAAAGCCAGCTAGGCCAGATCCCATTGATATGGATGAAGATG AGCTGGAAATGTTGTCTGAGGCCAGAGCTCGCTTGGCAAATACTCAGGGAAAAAAGGCCAAGAGAAAGGCAAGAGAGAAGCAGCTGGAGGAAGCAAG ACGTCTTGCTGCTTTGCAGAAGAGGAGGGAATTGAGAGCTGCTGGTATAGA aataCGAAAACATCGTAAGAAAAGGAGAGGTGTTGATTACAATGCAGAAATCCCCTTTGAAAAGAAACCTGCTCAAG GTTTCTATGACACTGGTGAGGAGGAATTGCCTGACTACCAACCGGATTTCAAAAAGCTACGGCAGGATCACCTGGAGGGCAAAATGAGGGATGATATTGAACAG caagagagaaagaaagacaaggagaaaatgaaaaagagaaaggaaaatGACTTGCCTGGAGCTGTCATGCAGATTAACAA gCTGAACAATCCTGACTCAGTAAAGAAACGAAGCAAGCTTGTTCTTCCCAATCCACAAATTTCTGACACAGAATTAGAAGAG ATTGTGAAAATGGGCCAGGCTAGTGAGACAGCTCGTTTATCAGTGGAAGACAATCACATGGCATCAAATGCTCTGTTGAGTGAGTATTCAGTGACTCCTGCTGCTGCACATGCGCTGAGGACACCTCGCACACCGGCAGAACAAGACACTGTATTGCAG GAAGCTCAGAACATCTTGGCATTGTCCAATGTGGATACTCCTTTAAAAGGAGGCATGAATACACCTCTTAAGGAGAGCAACTTTGAAGGTGTAACCCCAAAGCATCAGGCCATTCAGACACCAAACATGATGCTTACAACCCCTCACCGCACACCACAAGGAGAAGGCGCAG GAACCACCCCACGTATGACGGGAACACCTCAGAGGAGTGGGGGTGGGGTCACGCCCGGCCGGGCATCAGTAAGAGACAAGCTGAATATCAATCCAGAAGAAGCTTTGATGGAAGAATATGAAAATGGCTATGGAGTTAAGCAACAGCAG GAAGAGACGAAGGCTCAGTTGAAAGCAGGATTAGCATCCCTTCCAGCACCTTCTAATGACTTTGAAATTGTCCTACCCGAG ACTGATGACGGAGAAGCCGAAGAAGTCACGGATCAGAGTTTTGTTGAAGATGCAGCGGATATTGATGCGAGGAGGATGGCCATGAAAGAAGCAGAAG CTTTAAGAGAGTTGAAACGTCAATCTCAATCGGTCCAGAGAAACATGCCTCGACCCTCGGATGTCAACGCTTCTGTTCTGCGGCCCGCTAACATCGATCCGCCTCTGACAGGATTGCAAAAG GCTGAAGAACTCATCAAACGCGAGATGGTCACGATGATTCGAAATGATGTAGTCAACCACCCCTCTGCTCTTCAGATTGAAAACTTAACGCACAAGAAAACGAAAAACGCGGCTCATGCCATCCTGGCTGCAAACCGCACCGCGCTCGAAAGCGAGCCGCTGGAAACTTTTACAGAAAAAGAGATAGCGAATGCGCGACAGTTGCTGGCGAATGAAATGGAGTTTGTCAAATCCAAAATGGCGCATGGAGATCTCCCGATAGAAAGTTACACCAAAGTGTGGGAAGAATGTTACGCTCAG GTCTTGTTTCTACCAACACAGCAGCGGTACACCAGGGCGGCATTAGCCAGCAAAAAAGACAGACTTGAATCTTTGGAGAAACGTCTTGAG CTAAATCGGACCCACATGACAGAGGACGCGAAGAGAGCGgcgaaaattgaaaagaaacttAAAGTTCTTCTTGGTGGTTATCAG AGTCGTTCCGTTGGATTGACGAAACAGATCAATGATCTTTACGAGCAGGTAGAACAATCTCACACAGAGAGAGAAACGTTCAGATCACTGAGAGAGCATGAGCTTAGGGCTATTCCAAAGCGACTTGAG GCACTGAGAGAAGATGTTAATCGGCAAACTGATCGCGAGCATCAACTACAAAGTCGTTATTCGAATCTGTTGTACGAGAGAGATGCACTCTACAGCCATCTTCctcaacaatga